Part of the Bacteriovorax stolpii genome, GTAGAAGCGAGGGCCATCAATAAAGGTTACATCACTAAAAGACATGAAGAAATGAAAGAGATGATTGAGGCCCGCGCGAAAGTCTCTAGTCCTGAAGGTCTTAAGAACCTGATGGAGTTTAAAGATGTGTATGCGAAGTGGACAACGTTTAACGAGCAAATTCAAAAGTTAGCAGATGAAGGAAAGTCTAAAGAGGCCGCGGTCTTAATTAGTGAAACAGGAAGAAAGCTTCGCCTTGAAGGGGAAGAAATTCTAAACCATATGAATGAGCGTGATACTAAGAGAATGGATGATGAAACGGCACTGGCCAATAAAGCTTATGCTGAAGCGAAGTTAATGGTTGGAACGGCCAGCCTTGTGGCCCTGATTCTTGGTTTAACACTGGCGATTTTTACTTTAAAATCGGTCACGAGAGCAATTGATGAAGTGATTGGAAGCCTTTCTGAAAATTCAAGCCAGGTGACTTCAGCAGCAGGACAAATTGCCGCTTCTTCTGAAGAGCTTTCACAGGCCGTGACCGAACAAGCAGCATCTCTGGAAGAAACGGCAGCTTCGATTGAAGAAATGAGCTCAATGGTACAAAAAAATGCCAGCAATGCTCAGGAAGCAACAGATCTTGCCAATGGTAGCAGAGACAATGCAAACAAAGGGCAACAGGTTGTTGTGAATATGATTCACGCGATTGATGATATCAATACCAGCAACAAAAATATCATGATGCAGATTAACGAAAGTAATCAGCAGATTTCTGAAATTGTAAACGTGATTAAAGAAATTGCCACTAAAACAAAAGTCATTAATGATATCGTTTTTCAGACAAAACTTCTTTCTTTCAACGCTTCAGTAGAAGCGGCCAGAGCTGGAGAGCAAGGAAAGGGTTTTGCTGTTGTCGCTGAAGAGGTGGGAAGTCTTGCCCAGATGAGTGGGAATGCTGCTGATGAAATCTCTGTTTTATTAGATAACAGTATTCATAAAGTTGAGAGCATCGTCAGAAGCACTCAGGAAAAAGTAGAAGTTTTGATTAAAGAAGGAAGTATCAAAGTAGACACAGGAACACGCATTGCTAAAGAATGTGGTGATGTCCTGGAAGAAATTGTTGATAACACGGCGAAAGTAACAAAGATGACGGTTGAAATTTCTACTGCTTGTCAGGAACAGTCAATGGGAGTTCAGGAAATTACTCGTGCAATGAACCAGCTTGATCAGGTGACTCAGACAAATACAGCGAGCTCTGAAGAAGCGGCAAGTGCAGCTGAGCAACTATCGGCACAGGCCACTTCTCTTAAAGGTATCGTTGACCTATTAATGGTGACAATTAAGGGAGGAGACTCTACGAAGGTCGGAAGCTCTCTTCCGGTTAGGTCGCATGTGCCGAATGTTGCTAATGTTATTAGTGCTACAAGTGTTTCGAATGTTGTGAGTATTAAATCGGCACCAAAGAAAACAACACCAGCAAAGACAGTGCATACAAAGGCTGTTACTAAAACTCCACCTCCAACTGTCTCTAAGAAAGCTGCTGGTTCTTCTGTGATTCCATCTGGTAATGATCCGCGCTTTGAAGATGTTTAAAGCGCGCCCTACGACAAAACCTTCTCCTCTCATCCAGGAGAAGGTTCTTTTTTAACTTTTTAGATTTTGATTTACGCGTTTGATGTCGGCCACAACCCAAAGAAGATCTCCTGCTTTTAAGATCATTCCTGAGTCTGGATTGAGAAAGCGTTTACCATCTCTTTCAACACCGACAATGAGACCTTCAATTTTTTCTCTCAGGCCACATTCGCGGATCGATTTTTCAATGTATGTTGAGTGTTTGGATAATGTAAAGCTCTCCAGTCCATAACTAGCATGTTCTGGAACCTCTGCATGAAAATCTTCAGCTTCAATCACTCGTTTAGCTTCGGTGAGTTCAGTGTCTGTTCCGATCAGGAAAACTTTATCAAAAGGCATCAGAAGTGTGTCTCTTCCAGGTGCCATAATTTTTCTGTGGCCTCTTTCAATTAAAGCGATCGTGACACCAAATTTTTCCTTAAGCTCTGATTCCTGGAGAGTTTTCCCAATAATAATTGAATTAGGTGAAACGACGAACTCCGACATGACTGCATCCCATGGGGCCAGGACAGGTTTTGTTTTCTGCAGGGCCAGCTCTTCTCGTTCTTTTTCATTTAAGTTGTACATGAAACGTTCTTCAATAGAGTGGTAGAAAGGTTCAATGAAATTTCTAAAGACAATCGCTGCACCTACAATGACCAGGAAAGCAAAAAGGTATGAACTGTGCATCGTCGTAAAACGACTGATGAGTCCCAACACTAAAATGATTCCCAAAATCACACGGGTAATAGTAACACCAACCAGAAGGTTTCTTAGCTTGGCCACATCAGTTGAGCTGCTTAGAGAAGACTGAGCAGGGGCCCCAAAGATAATCGCCCATAAAAAAGGCGCGGAAAGAATAATGGCAATGATGGCACCGATACCAGGAATATCTCGAGAGTATGTGGTTAAATCAAAAACGTAGTTAAGAATAATCTGCTCTGTAAAAAGAGCAATCCCTACAACGATGGTCACATTGAGAAGAATGCGAATCCCGTAGGCGCGCCAAAGCAGACCGTAAACTCCCACTTCACTTTTGTGAGCAAAAGTCGTCTCGTAATGAGTGAGCTGGTCTTTAAGCCCTTGAGGCAGGCGTCCGCTGATCATTTCATAAAGAGCATTTGAATTTTTGATTAAGTAGGGGGTCGTAAATGTGGTAATCGCTGAAACGGCCACAGCAATAGGGTAGAGAAACTCGCTGGTCACTTTCAGAGTCAGACCAAGAGTCGCGATGATGAAAGAAAATTCCCCGATCTGCGCTAAGCTGAGACCGGCGTGCATTGAAGTCTTAAGCGACTGTCCTGAAAGAAGCGCACCTACTGTTGTACTTAAAATTTTTCCAACGATCGTGACAGCTGTGATCAGTAAAATGATATCCGCATATTGGTAGAGAGAGTTCGGGTTGATCATCATTCCGACTGAAACGAAGAAGACGGCGGAAAAAAGATCTTTGATTGGATTAATCAAATGTTCAATATTTTTTCCTTCTTTAGTCTCCGCTAAAATTGACCCCATGATAAAGGCCCCAAGGGGAGCAGAGAAGCCCACGTTTGTCGCTACGATAACCATCGTTAAGCAAAGTGCAAGGGCAAGAACGACTGTTGTTTCCGGAGTTAAAAGTTTTCTAATGGCATTGAGCAGATTCGGGATAACGTAAATCCCGACCAGAAACCATAATGTTAAAAAGAAGCCGAGCTTGAAAGTGGCCGTGGCGAGCTCTGAGCCAGAAAGAGTGTTGGAGACTGCGACCGTGGTAAGTAAAACGAGAAGCAAAATAGCAATCAAGTCTTCTACAATCAGAATCCCAAAAACCAGGGAGACGAATTTTTTTCCTTTAAGCCCTAGTTCATCAAAGGCACGCACGATAATGGTTGTTGAAGAGATGGAAAGAATTCCACCAAGGTAAAGACTGTCGATGCTATTCCAACCGATCATCTTTCCGGTTAAAAAACCAATTCCCAACATAAAGGCCGCTTCAACAAATGCGGTGATCCCCGCACTCTTTCCTACGCGCGAGAGTTTTTTAAAGCTGAATTCAAGCCCCAGACCAAAGAGCAGGAAGATAACCCCGATCTCGGCCCAGATGTGGACTGATTGAGTGTCCTGAACGTGGATAAAGAAGGGGAAGTTTGGCCCCAGAAAAAAACCGGCGATTAAATACCCCAGAACAACTGGTTGGCGGAGGCGTTTAAATAATAGGGTAACGAATGCAGCAGTAATGAGGATAAAACCGAGGTCGCGAATCAGATCAGGTAAGTGGGCCATAGGTGTCTTGGTTAAAGATGAATAATAACGAAAATTCTCAATAAAAACGCTACATGAGACAGGCGTTTTTTTCAATACCTAGTGAGTTGAAAAAGAGGATGTTAAATGCGTCAGAGGAAAAGCTGATGAAGATAAGAAAAATCTTATCTTCATCAAAGCTGCGAGTATTATCTTTGTGGGCAACGTCCCTGAGCTTTACAGTCCAGTAGTCGGCCTCTTAGTTCCATTAATTCTTTGAAGTTCAAACTTAGTTCAAAATCAAAACCTTGATTCATCCCACCAGCTTGAGAAATAGTGAAGAATTTCTGGATGCGTTTAAATTGATCTTTTGAGTAGCGCTTTCCATCTTTGTCTTCGATGATGATGCTGCGGTTAAGGTAAGTTAAAAAACGCATGCGCTGTTCTTTGGCCTTTTTTAGTGCCCCGTTAAAGCTCTTCCAGCATTTCACTTCGGCCACAGCTTCAACCTGGTTTGTATTTTTGTCGATCACAACGACATCGAGTTCGCCGATTGTTGTTTTTTTGTCGTCGTAACGGATGCTGTTGATGATGTCATAGTTTGCAGAAGGGTAAATTGATTCTACTTCTCTGACTGCCACTCGCTCACAAACCATACCTTGAGGTTCAAAGTCTACTTTGTCGCGTGCCAGGACATTGAAGTATTCCTCAACGCCTTTTGAGGCAACCGGGGTCTTCGCCTGAAGCTGTGAAGTTAGTAAAAGAGCACAAAAAAGTGTAGATTTAATTAAGATTTTCATAGGTTAGGCTTCTAGCGAAATTACATACCGCTTGGCAATTAAATTCTTTTCCATTAATAGAAATCTAACATGTTAATGACAATTTTATTGGCCTTTTATTTAGTTCCAGGCAGTGCTCAGGAAATGGGTGCGCCCGCAATGGATATTAAAAATATCCACGGCAAATACGCGCGCACTCAGGTGCTTTCGCTTGCTGATTTTAGAAATAAAGTGATTGGACTCATCTATGATGAAAAGACTAAAGCAACTTGCACAGGAGTCTTGATTGGACCTCGCCATGTGCTCACGGCCGCTCACTGTGTTTACAATTTTAAAACGAAAGAGTGGAGTGAAGGACTTCTTTTTACGGCGGGAAAACTTTCTAAAAACGATCCGGGACTTGGCTCATCAACTTACCAGCGTTTTTTTATTCAGAAAGAATATATTGAAACGATGAAAGAGGAATTCGACTTTGCATTAGTTGAACTGGAAGAAAATCTTGGTGATAAAATTGGCTGGGCCGGTTTTAGGTCTTTGACTAAAGAAGAAATGGTTGAAGGAAAAACGGCACCGATTACTTTTGCCGGCTACCCTGGTGATAAAGAGTTTGGCACTCAATGGAGCGTGACGTGCCCTGGAGTCGTGGCCGGAAATCTTCTTAGTTATTTCTGTGATTCATATGGTGGAATGTCAGGGAGTGCACTCTTTAGACAAAACGATTCACAAAACTATGTCATTGGTGTTCATACTTTTGGTGGTCCGGAAAAAAATGGTGGTGTGTACATTAATTCCAAGAATTACACACTGATTAATGCCTGGAAAAATTTTGACCGTTACTCTGACAATACTGTTGTTCATTCTTTTGCCAAATAAAAAACAATCTGATTTGATAGTGAAATGAAAAACATAAACCTGATGTTGTTTCTGACATTATCCCTGACATTTTTTTCATGTGCTCAAACGACAGACTGGAGAACGGCGACGAAAGAAAGTGCTAAGATCGCTCCACTTCCTAGTGTTGAAAAAGAAGCTGTTGTTCAAGTTTACGCTGCTAAAACAGTAAGCTGGAGAGGATACTTCAGTGTGCACAGCTGGGTTGTCACCAAAGAAAAAAATGCACCTGAATACACAACTTACCATGTGATTGGCTGGAGGGCCCAGCGCGGTCTTCCGGTTATCAGAGTGGAAAAAGACATTCCTGACCGCCATTGGTTTGGAGCGAGACCAGAATTGATTGCCAGTTATATTGGGCCAAAAGCAGAGGCCATGATTCCAGAAGTGGAAGCTGCTGTTAAAAGTTATCCTTATGCTGAACAATACCGTGCATGGCCTGGGCCCAACAGCAATACATTCGTCTCGCACATTATTCGTTCAACTAAAGGCATGACGGTGGAACTTCCTTCTAATGCCATTGGGAAAGACTGGATCTATAAAGGCCAGCCTCTGGGATGGTCAGAGACAAAAACTGGAATTCAATTTTCTATTGTCGGCGCTCTTGGTTTTACTTTAGGTCTTGGCGAAGGAGTTGAAGTCAATGTGCTTGGACTTTCTTTTGGTTTAGATTTTTTACGTCCTGCTCTTAAACTTCCTTTAGTAGGCAGAGTGGGGATGGATGATAAACCAGTCTTTGATTAATTTTAAAAAAATCTTTATAATTAAAAAATCTTTTTTCGAAGGAGTGGAAATGAAAAAAATATTAAGTTTAGTTATGCTTCTTGCAATGCTGGTTTCTTGTTCAGCAATTGAGAACGCAACTGAAAAATGGAAGACACCAGAAACTCCAAATGCTGGTTTATCAGAAGGTGAAAAATCTAATTACCTGGGGCGCGAAGCAGTCCAAGACGACAGAGGCAAAATCCCAACGAAGCCTGCAGCTAAGAAACCGGCCAAAAAAACTGCCAAGCCTAAAACGACTAAATAAGTAGAATATTAGGATTAAAGAGAGCAAAGTGATTGTTTTTACGTTCGACGTATGGTGATCATCTTTGCTCTACTACCGAAAAATCTCATTCGTCTCTATAATTAATAAGAATTACGGGCCCTAAATCCAGGTTAATTTATGAAGACGTTTTTACTCCTCCTTCCAATGGTTTTGAGTACTGCATTTGCAGCTCCTCAATCAAAAGTAATCTCCACTAAAGACCTTGAAAAAATCGAGACCGAAGTGCAAAGCAAACTGCAGTCTAGTCTGGTTGATGACAAGAAAAAATTTTTCGTCAATTTGCTTGCGGGAAGAGAGTTGTATCAATACCGCTTCTATGACAAATCAAAAAAGTATTACCAGGATGCGATTAAGTTAAACGTTAAAGAAAACAAAGCAGAAGCTTATATCAATTTGATGGCCATTGCGTTGAATGACAAAGATCAGGCGGAGCTTAAGGCAGGGTATGAAGCAGCCAAAAAATACTTTGCAGACAACAGTAAATATAAAACACAGGATATTGAATACTACCTGAGTGCTATTGAAAAAAGTCTCAGTGGAAAAGGTGAGGTGCCTGGCTTCTATGGTTATTTTGCAGAAGAGAGCAACTTGATTGAATTGATTAAAAATAAAGAATTTGAAAAGGGGTTGAGTGCGATTAACCCGGATGCCATTAAACAAAGCCAGGATAGTTTTAATATCATTGCCTACGACACACTTAACGTCGCAGTTAATAAAAAAAATGTTAAAGAGCTTTATTGTGCACCCGAATATAAAAAATATCCTAATGCTTACACCTACAGCATTATCTTGTGCGGGCTCTTGAGCGATTATTTAAAACAGGGCAAGTTCGATCAAAAGAAACTCGCTCGCGCTCAAACGTACTTTAAAGAAGAAAACCAGGAGAAAAAATACCTGTTAGAAGCAGTGGAGGGCATTAAATAATGAAAAAGAACATATGCCTTATGCTTTTAATTGTACTTTTTACTTCTTGTGAATCTCAACTTGGGACAGCGGTTAGTTCAGCGTTTACCAATCTTTTTACCGGTAAAGGCTTCGGCAGCTCAAGCAGTGATGAGATGTATGATGAGCTCAAAGAAAAAGAGCGAATGAGCAAGGAGACTTCTTATATCAGTGGCAGTGGTGCTTGCGTGAGTGGAGCAGAAGATGCCCTGGTTATGGTTTTAGATAAGACTGCCAATCAATTTTCTAAGATTAAAGATAAGCTTTGTTCATGTAAGGCCTGGGGGACTTGTGACAACAAGTCTTGTTCGTGTGAAAAACTCTGTCCAGAAGGATTTGATATTTTAGACCGTGGTGTGGACAACGATGCACCGGAAAACTCACTCTCTTTTAATAACGGTGATACGGCCTTTTACAAAAAAGACAGTGGATATACAGGGTATTGCTGGGGGCATGCAGTGGTTACCCAACGCTTTAACCGTCTGGCGACTTTTAATGCCAACTATAAGAAGCCATTTGCCGAAGAAGATGAAAAATCCGCGCGAATAAGAAATTACCAATACATCATTGATAAGATCAACAATAATGAGCCTGTTGAGATTATGGGATTTAAAAACCTAAAAGAATTCTCAAGTGATCCCGAAGTAAAAGATCTCCTGCAGGAATCAGTGAAGAAAAACTGGGGCGAAAATGCTATGAGTATGCAGGGGCTCACTATGGTGACCAGCACGCGTTCTCAAGGCGAAGAGTATTACAGCAAATTGTTTGATGATATTGAGTACCGCTTAGGTAAGCATCAAGAACCGACTATTGTTTTAAATCAGCTTGGTGAAGGATCGACTGCTCATGCTTTCTTGATTAGCGGAAGCGGAATTGATCAAACCACTGGTGAGCGCTACCTGTGCGCTCGCGATAATAATTTCTCTGCTGAAAAGATTACAAATTGCCAGAAAAAACTTTATTTAACCAAAGAGGGGACTCTCGAGTATCACATGATACCCGGGATGCCCCCGAAAGCGATTGGTAATATGAAGGTGTCTTACACTGAAAACAGCAACACTGTTGAGCAGGTTAAGAATTTAAAAGAGCATTGCATGGGCGTTAAGGGATGCAGAGGTCCCTTGGGCAATGAATACTCAACCGGCCATTAGTCTTACAGGTTTTTGTTAGCAAAATCCCAATTCACTAACGCCCAAAATGCATTAATAAATTTTGGGCGCTCATTTCGATAATCGATGTAATAAGCATGTTCCCAAATATCTACAGTGATTAAAGGTTTGTGACCTGTTGTGATTGGAGTCTGGGCATTGCTTGTGTTCACAACTTCCAGCTCTCCTGCCTTATTTAGAGCAAGCCAAGTCCATCCTGCACCGAAATTAGAAACCGCAGACTTTGTGAAAGCTTCCTTGAAGGCCTCAAACGATCCCCATTTTTTTGTGATCAGTTCTGCCACTTTTCCAGTCGCTTCACCGCCTCCGTTTGGAGAAAGAGAATTCCAGAAGAATGTGTGGTTCCAGATTTGAGCAGCATTGTTAAATACCGGCCCTTCAGAACTCAGGATGATTTCTTCAAGAGTCATCTTCTCAAATTTTGTTTCTTTGATTAAGTTGTTTAAGTTTGTCACGTAAGCATTGTGGTGTTTACCGTAGTGGTAATTAAGAGTTTCCTCAGACATGTGAGGGGCAAGTGCCATTTTTGCATATGGTAGTTCTGGTAGTGTAAAT contains:
- a CDS encoding cation:proton antiporter produces the protein MAHLPDLIRDLGFILITAAFVTLLFKRLRQPVVLGYLIAGFFLGPNFPFFIHVQDTQSVHIWAEIGVIFLLFGLGLEFSFKKLSRVGKSAGITAFVEAAFMLGIGFLTGKMIGWNSIDSLYLGGILSISSTTIIVRAFDELGLKGKKFVSLVFGILIVEDLIAILLLVLLTTVAVSNTLSGSELATATFKLGFFLTLWFLVGIYVIPNLLNAIRKLLTPETTVVLALALCLTMVIVATNVGFSAPLGAFIMGSILAETKEGKNIEHLINPIKDLFSAVFFVSVGMMINPNSLYQYADIILLITAVTIVGKILSTTVGALLSGQSLKTSMHAGLSLAQIGEFSFIIATLGLTLKVTSEFLYPIAVAVSAITTFTTPYLIKNSNALYEMISGRLPQGLKDQLTHYETTFAHKSEVGVYGLLWRAYGIRILLNVTIVVGIALFTEQIILNYVFDLTTYSRDIPGIGAIIAIILSAPFLWAIIFGAPAQSSLSSSTDVAKLRNLLVGVTITRVILGIILVLGLISRFTTMHSSYLFAFLVIVGAAIVFRNFIEPFYHSIEERFMYNLNEKEREELALQKTKPVLAPWDAVMSEFVVSPNSIIIGKTLQESELKEKFGVTIALIERGHRKIMAPGRDTLLMPFDKVFLIGTDTELTEAKRVIEAEDFHAEVPEHASYGLESFTLSKHSTYIEKSIRECGLREKIEGLIVGVERDGKRFLNPDSGMILKAGDLLWVVADIKRVNQNLKS
- a CDS encoding trypsin-like serine peptidase; its protein translation is MLMTILLAFYLVPGSAQEMGAPAMDIKNIHGKYARTQVLSLADFRNKVIGLIYDEKTKATCTGVLIGPRHVLTAAHCVYNFKTKEWSEGLLFTAGKLSKNDPGLGSSTYQRFFIQKEYIETMKEEFDFALVELEENLGDKIGWAGFRSLTKEEMVEGKTAPITFAGYPGDKEFGTQWSVTCPGVVAGNLLSYFCDSYGGMSGSALFRQNDSQNYVIGVHTFGGPEKNGGVYINSKNYTLINAWKNFDRYSDNTVVHSFAK
- a CDS encoding DUF3750 domain-containing protein, with translation MKNINLMLFLTLSLTFFSCAQTTDWRTATKESAKIAPLPSVEKEAVVQVYAAKTVSWRGYFSVHSWVVTKEKNAPEYTTYHVIGWRAQRGLPVIRVEKDIPDRHWFGARPELIASYIGPKAEAMIPEVEAAVKSYPYAEQYRAWPGPNSNTFVSHIIRSTKGMTVELPSNAIGKDWIYKGQPLGWSETKTGIQFSIVGALGFTLGLGEGVEVNVLGLSFGLDFLRPALKLPLVGRVGMDDKPVFD
- a CDS encoding HAMP domain-containing methyl-accepting chemotaxis protein; translation: MKKWSLSQKVYFVIFIMAMGLCSVSVIGIYQMANINRILETITQDRVANLVRTHNIMNHFYIQIINERNYVLHETVEARAINKGYITKRHEEMKEMIEARAKVSSPEGLKNLMEFKDVYAKWTTFNEQIQKLADEGKSKEAAVLISETGRKLRLEGEEILNHMNERDTKRMDDETALANKAYAEAKLMVGTASLVALILGLTLAIFTLKSVTRAIDEVIGSLSENSSQVTSAAGQIAASSEELSQAVTEQAASLEETAASIEEMSSMVQKNASNAQEATDLANGSRDNANKGQQVVVNMIHAIDDINTSNKNIMMQINESNQQISEIVNVIKEIATKTKVINDIVFQTKLLSFNASVEAARAGEQGKGFAVVAEEVGSLAQMSGNAADEISVLLDNSIHKVESIVRSTQEKVEVLIKEGSIKVDTGTRIAKECGDVLEEIVDNTAKVTKMTVEISTACQEQSMGVQEITRAMNQLDQVTQTNTASSEEAASAAEQLSAQATSLKGIVDLLMVTIKGGDSTKVGSSLPVRSHVPNVANVISATSVSNVVSIKSAPKKTTPAKTVHTKAVTKTPPPTVSKKAAGSSVIPSGNDPRFEDV
- a CDS encoding superoxide dismutase, which translates into the protein MSFTLPELPYAKMALAPHMSEETLNYHYGKHHNAYVTNLNNLIKETKFEKMTLEEIILSSEGPVFNNAAQIWNHTFFWNSLSPNGGGEATGKVAELITKKWGSFEAFKEAFTKSAVSNFGAGWTWLALNKAGELEVVNTSNAQTPITTGHKPLITVDIWEHAYYIDYRNERPKFINAFWALVNWDFANKNL